From Flavobacterium alkalisoli, the proteins below share one genomic window:
- a CDS encoding S46 family peptidase, with the protein MKFLRLLVLLLVIPAYAQQGGMWIPSLLKGMNEKEMKSLGMKMSASDIYDVNHSSLKDAVPQFNGGCTSEVISSQGLLLTNHHCGYGEIQSHSTVEHDYLTDGFWAMSMEEELPNADLEVTFIVKIEDVTTKVLEGTASITSEEAKQQKIQENITNLTKTLPKESWQENRIRTFYEGNQYMLFVVESYPDVRLVGAPPSSVGKFGSDTDNWVWPRHTGDFSIFRIYADKNNRPAPYSKDNVPYKPKHYFPVSIGGIAEDDFTLVFGYPGRTTEYLPSVAVEQILTSLNPAKIEVRDAALKVTDSFMRRDNAIKIQYAAKYARIANYWKKWIGESQGLEKTNAVAIKKDYEKNFIKEANKAGKQGEYGNLFNQFEAKYNEIAPYALSRDYFFEVVLRNTELLTVGFRLYQLEQVYNMRGEQAFNDRKGNAIASLEGTYKDFNKNVDEKVFEKLIELYATKSPQQFVPAGLINADYKVLTKNIYSESKLTSYEGLQELLSGDAKSVIEKLNNDKGFQLVKAMSDSFLTYVNPKYEEINLEIEALQRTYMKGILELSPKDSRIFPDANSTLRVTYGKVKGYAPRDAVYYEPVTYLDGVMEKYVPGDYEFDVPQKLIDLYNKKDYGQYGDNGKMPVCFIGTNHTTGGNSGSPAIDARGNLIGLNFDRVWEGTMSDIYYDPSICRNIMVDMRYVLFIIDKYAGCTRLIDEMEIVKNKKK; encoded by the coding sequence ATGAAATTTTTAAGACTGCTTGTCCTTTTACTGGTAATCCCTGCCTATGCACAACAGGGAGGCATGTGGATACCATCCCTGCTTAAAGGAATGAACGAAAAAGAAATGAAGAGCCTGGGCATGAAAATGTCGGCTTCAGACATTTATGATGTTAACCATTCCAGCCTTAAAGATGCCGTTCCGCAATTTAACGGCGGATGTACATCAGAGGTTATCTCATCTCAGGGACTTCTGTTAACCAACCACCATTGTGGTTATGGAGAAATCCAGTCGCACTCTACAGTAGAGCACGATTACCTTACCGATGGTTTTTGGGCGATGTCTATGGAAGAAGAGCTTCCTAATGCCGACCTGGAAGTTACCTTTATAGTAAAGATAGAAGACGTTACCACAAAAGTACTTGAGGGTACAGCTTCTATAACAAGTGAAGAGGCGAAGCAGCAAAAAATACAGGAAAACATTACCAATCTTACCAAAACCCTGCCTAAAGAATCATGGCAGGAAAATAGGATACGTACTTTTTATGAAGGCAACCAGTACATGCTTTTTGTAGTGGAATCTTATCCGGATGTTCGCCTTGTAGGCGCACCGCCTTCATCTGTAGGTAAATTCGGTTCTGATACTGATAACTGGGTATGGCCAAGACATACGGGAGATTTTTCAATCTTCAGGATATATGCCGACAAGAATAACCGTCCGGCTCCTTATTCTAAGGATAACGTTCCTTACAAACCAAAACATTACTTCCCTGTATCTATAGGAGGTATAGCAGAGGATGATTTCACTCTTGTATTTGGTTATCCGGGCAGGACTACAGAATATCTTCCTTCTGTAGCGGTTGAGCAGATTTTAACCAGCCTTAACCCTGCTAAAATTGAAGTGAGGGATGCTGCACTTAAAGTTACCGACAGCTTTATGAGAAGGGATAATGCCATTAAAATACAGTATGCAGCTAAATATGCACGTATTGCCAACTATTGGAAAAAATGGATAGGTGAATCGCAGGGGCTTGAAAAAACCAATGCAGTTGCCATTAAAAAAGACTACGAGAAAAACTTTATTAAGGAAGCAAACAAAGCGGGCAAACAAGGTGAATACGGAAACCTATTCAACCAGTTTGAAGCAAAATATAACGAGATTGCCCCATATGCTTTAAGCAGGGATTACTTTTTTGAAGTGGTTTTAAGAAATACAGAACTGCTTACCGTAGGCTTTAGACTATACCAACTGGAGCAGGTATACAACATGAGAGGTGAGCAGGCTTTTAACGACCGTAAAGGAAACGCTATAGCTTCTCTTGAGGGTACTTACAAAGACTTTAATAAAAATGTAGACGAGAAGGTTTTTGAGAAGCTTATTGAACTGTATGCAACTAAATCACCACAACAATTTGTTCCGGCCGGACTTATTAATGCCGACTATAAAGTACTTACTAAAAATATTTACAGCGAATCTAAGCTAACAAGCTACGAAGGATTACAGGAACTTTTAAGCGGTGATGCCAAATCGGTTATAGAGAAACTTAATAACGATAAAGGTTTCCAGCTAGTAAAAGCAATGTCTGACTCTTTCCTTACTTATGTTAACCCTAAGTATGAAGAAATCAATTTAGAAATTGAGGCTTTACAGCGCACTTATATGAAAGGTATTCTTGAGCTAAGCCCTAAAGATTCCAGAATCTTTCCTGATGCTAACAGCACGCTAAGGGTAACTTATGGTAAAGTAAAAGGATACGCTCCAAGAGATGCGGTTTACTATGAGCCTGTAACCTATCTTGACGGTGTTATGGAAAAATATGTCCCAGGCGATTATGAGTTTGACGTTCCTCAAAAACTTATAGACCTGTACAACAAAAAAGATTATGGCCAATATGGTGACAACGGAAAAATGCCGGTTTGCTTTATCGGTACAAACCACACAACAGGAGGAAACTCTGGCAGCCCTGCCATAGATGCAAGAGGTAACCTTATAGGATTAAATTTTGACCGTGTATGGGAAGGTACCATGAGCGATATTTATTATGACCCTTCTATATGCAGAAATATAATGGTAGACATGCGTTATGTATTGTTTATTATTGACAAATATGCAGGTTGTACCCGCCTTATAGATGAGATGGAAATAGTAAAAAATAAGAAAAAATAA
- a CDS encoding PG1828 family lipoprotein: protein MKKVVLSLAVIAMISFVSCKETKTEEVAPETTTEEVVTPEVTEEVAPEATVDTAAAPVEEAHTEEAAH from the coding sequence ATGAAAAAAGTTGTTTTAAGCTTAGCAGTTATCGCTATGATCTCTTTTGTTTCTTGTAAAGAAACTAAAACTGAAGAAGTTGCACCAGAAACTACAACTGAAGAAGTTGTAACTCCAGAAGTTACTGAAGAAGTTGCTCCAGAAGCTACTGTTGATACTGCTGCTGCTCCAGTTGAAGAAGCTCACACTGAAGAGGCTGCTCACTAA
- a CDS encoding NPP1 family protein translates to MKTNFLKLLMLIGVFMFVQCSTPDAEEAQSVTFNTKVTNVHPFLNCDCSESPTKVTTNAGTWANQFAPLVKFDRAAPDYPASVETVWASSAAGGKVCGGELALTDATAPTAPVFPTYYDVQQHPSDSDKIFIEYWFTYKRQEPCAAGQGGHDYDWEHIVLQVKKSTQKILTVTYFQHGGWYTKDWRNKAAGTRVVGYVGKKAHGMYHNSRSSSFFGYECTYYGDYRNPADAGDEYGTWNNLVAMSCEKTEFNFSGNWGASGKGPLFRTRDFWNFAACKGTDGLFGTDGCSQCDFGNSVTIGSIN, encoded by the coding sequence ATGAAAACCAATTTTTTAAAACTGCTGATGCTAATCGGCGTATTTATGTTTGTGCAGTGTTCAACTCCGGATGCAGAAGAAGCACAAAGCGTAACTTTTAATACTAAAGTTACAAATGTTCACCCTTTTTTAAATTGTGACTGTAGTGAGAGTCCTACTAAGGTGACGACCAATGCCGGTACCTGGGCAAATCAGTTTGCTCCGTTGGTAAAGTTTGATCGTGCAGCACCGGATTATCCTGCTTCTGTAGAGACTGTATGGGCCAGCTCTGCTGCCGGAGGTAAGGTATGTGGTGGCGAACTTGCACTAACTGATGCTACAGCGCCTACAGCACCTGTATTTCCTACTTATTATGATGTACAGCAGCATCCGTCTGATTCTGATAAGATATTTATAGAATACTGGTTTACTTACAAACGTCAGGAGCCTTGTGCTGCAGGACAGGGAGGTCATGATTATGACTGGGAGCATATCGTACTTCAGGTAAAGAAATCTACACAAAAAATCTTAACAGTAACATATTTTCAGCATGGTGGCTGGTATACAAAAGACTGGAGAAATAAAGCTGCAGGAACAAGAGTTGTGGGTTATGTAGGTAAAAAAGCACACGGAATGTATCATAACTCACGTTCTTCAAGCTTCTTTGGGTATGAGTGTACGTATTACGGAGATTACAGGAATCCTGCTGATGCCGGAGATGAATATGGTACATGGAACAACCTAGTAGCTATGTCTTGTGAAAAAACAGAATTCAACTTTAGCGGTAACTGGGGAGCTTCAGGTAAAGGTCCTTTATTCCGTACACGTGATTTCTGGAACTTTGCTGCCTGTAAAGGTACTGATGGGTTATTTGGTACAGATGGCTGTAGCCAGTGTGATTTTGGTAACAGTGTTACTATAGGAAGCATAAACTAA
- a CDS encoding TlpA family protein disulfide reductase, translated as MTRKNSLIIILSLFVTIFSLFTAGAQTKKDIKHIPDLELNLNNNETVKLSEFKGKVVLLDFWYRSCKYCVKSIPGLIELQEEFKDDLVIIGINHFDAQEDVNEYIDYKKMNYLSTYKTGEKIFEDFSVDLFPTVILYDREGKLIKIEKGYHEGGVDSLRKAIKKALK; from the coding sequence ATGACAAGAAAAAATTCTCTTATAATCATATTGAGTCTTTTTGTAACCATATTTAGCTTATTTACTGCCGGAGCTCAAACAAAAAAAGATATAAAACATATACCGGATTTGGAGCTAAACCTTAATAACAATGAAACGGTAAAATTAAGTGAATTCAAAGGGAAAGTAGTGTTGCTGGACTTTTGGTACAGATCCTGCAAATACTGTGTTAAGTCTATACCTGGATTAATTGAGTTGCAGGAAGAGTTTAAAGATGATCTGGTTATTATTGGAATTAATCATTTTGATGCTCAGGAAGATGTAAATGAATATATAGACTATAAAAAGATGAATTATTTGTCTACCTATAAAACCGGAGAAAAGATTTTTGAAGACTTTAGTGTAGATCTGTTTCCTACGGTTATTCTTTATGACAGGGAAGGGAAATTGATTAAAATTGAAAAGGGATATCATGAAGGAGGGGTAGATTCTTTGCGTAAAGCAATAAAAAAGGCATTGAAATAA
- the mutS gene encoding DNA mismatch repair protein MutS, which translates to MATKEKKAKETPLMKQYNSIKAKYPDACLLFRVGDFYETFGEDAIRAAGILGIVLTKRGNGSETETALAGFPHHSLNTYLPKLVKAGLRVAICDQLEDPKMTKTIVKRGVTELVTPGVSMNDEVLSAKSNNFLASVFFGKKTLGVSFLDVSTGEFLTAQGNEEYIDKLLQNFSPSEVLVPKQDKATFRGAFGEDYHTFYLEDWVYKEDYAFESLTGHFQTNSLKGFGIEELQEGVIASGAVLYYLSETQHNKVQHITSIQRIAEDAYVWMDRFTIRNLELYNSTNPNAVTLLDVIDRTLSPMGGRLLKRWLALPLKDANKIRSRHEVVSYLTNNTQVLHKIQQQVKQISDLERLISKIAAGKVSPREVNYLNDSLDAVVPIKELALKSDNEALKAIGDSLHSCDLLREKIKATVHPEAPVSINKGNAIAKGVHPELDELRSIAFSGKEFLEAIEKRESERTGISSLKISFNNVFGYYIEVRNTHKDKVPAEWIRKQTLVNAERYITEELKEYEAKILGAEEKIHQLETQLFEQLVVWIATYIKPVQLNAALVAQMDCLTSFAQLAIENKYVCPEIDDSFDLEIKEGRHPVIEKQLPVDVPYITNDVYLDREGQQIIMITGPNMSGKSAILRQTALIVLLAQMGSFVPAESVRMGVVDKIFTRVGASDNISMGESTFMVEMNETASILNNLSDRSLILLDEIGRGTSTYDGISIAWAIAEFLHEHPAKPKTLFATHYHELNEMQDIFERIQNYNVSVKELKDTVLFIRKLVKGGSAHSFGIHVAKMAGMPQTVIQKAQKLLKKLEKDHSGEALSNGKASKDDELQLSFFNLDDPLLEEIKEEIVNLDINTLTPVEALMKLNEIKRMLAK; encoded by the coding sequence TTGGCAACAAAAGAGAAAAAAGCAAAAGAAACCCCGTTAATGAAGCAATATAACAGCATTAAGGCAAAGTATCCTGATGCGTGCCTGTTGTTTCGTGTGGGTGATTTTTATGAAACTTTTGGTGAAGACGCCATTAGGGCAGCCGGTATTTTAGGAATTGTACTAACCAAAAGGGGTAACGGTAGTGAAACCGAAACGGCACTGGCCGGTTTTCCGCACCACTCATTAAATACCTATTTGCCTAAACTGGTGAAGGCGGGTCTTCGTGTGGCTATATGCGATCAGCTGGAAGATCCTAAAATGACTAAAACTATCGTGAAGCGCGGAGTTACCGAATTGGTTACACCGGGTGTTTCGATGAATGATGAGGTGCTTAGTGCTAAATCTAACAACTTCCTAGCGTCGGTATTTTTCGGCAAGAAAACACTGGGTGTTTCTTTCCTGGATGTTTCAACGGGAGAATTCCTTACCGCACAGGGTAATGAGGAATATATCGATAAACTTTTACAGAATTTCAGTCCGAGTGAGGTATTGGTTCCAAAACAGGATAAGGCTACTTTCAGGGGGGCTTTTGGGGAAGATTATCATACCTTTTATCTGGAAGACTGGGTATATAAAGAAGATTATGCTTTTGAAAGCCTTACCGGGCATTTTCAAACCAACTCGCTTAAAGGTTTTGGTATAGAGGAACTGCAGGAGGGGGTTATTGCTTCCGGAGCGGTACTATATTACCTTTCGGAAACACAGCATAACAAAGTACAGCATATTACCTCCATTCAGCGTATAGCAGAAGATGCTTATGTATGGATGGACCGTTTTACCATACGTAACCTTGAGCTTTACAACAGTACGAATCCTAATGCGGTGACCTTACTCGATGTTATAGACAGAACCCTGTCGCCAATGGGAGGAAGGCTTTTAAAGCGTTGGCTGGCATTACCGCTTAAGGATGCAAATAAGATACGCTCAAGACATGAGGTGGTTTCTTATCTTACCAATAATACCCAAGTGCTGCATAAAATACAGCAGCAGGTAAAACAGATTTCCGATTTAGAGAGGCTTATCTCTAAAATCGCGGCAGGTAAGGTAAGCCCTAGGGAAGTTAATTACCTTAACGACTCGCTTGATGCTGTTGTACCTATTAAGGAGCTGGCACTGAAAAGTGATAATGAAGCCCTTAAGGCTATAGGGGATAGCCTTCATAGTTGTGACCTGTTAAGGGAAAAAATTAAAGCTACGGTACATCCCGAAGCACCTGTGTCTATCAACAAGGGTAATGCTATTGCTAAAGGTGTACACCCTGAGCTTGATGAACTTAGAAGCATCGCTTTTTCAGGGAAAGAGTTTTTAGAGGCTATAGAAAAAAGAGAATCAGAACGTACGGGTATTTCTTCGCTTAAAATATCATTCAATAATGTATTTGGTTACTATATAGAGGTAAGGAATACACATAAGGATAAGGTTCCGGCAGAATGGATAAGGAAACAAACCCTTGTTAATGCCGAGCGTTATATTACCGAAGAGCTTAAAGAGTATGAGGCTAAAATATTAGGAGCCGAAGAAAAGATACACCAGCTGGAAACACAATTGTTTGAACAGCTTGTAGTGTGGATAGCAACTTATATTAAACCGGTACAGCTTAATGCTGCATTGGTGGCACAAATGGATTGTTTAACATCATTTGCGCAACTGGCAATAGAAAACAAATATGTTTGCCCGGAGATTGACGACAGCTTTGATCTAGAAATAAAAGAAGGCCGCCACCCGGTTATTGAAAAACAGCTTCCTGTTGATGTGCCTTATATAACAAACGATGTTTACCTGGACAGGGAAGGGCAGCAGATAATAATGATTACGGGTCCTAACATGTCGGGTAAGTCGGCAATATTAAGGCAAACAGCTCTTATAGTGCTATTAGCACAAATGGGTAGTTTTGTCCCTGCCGAAAGCGTTAGGATGGGTGTGGTAGACAAGATATTTACAAGGGTAGGTGCATCGGATAATATCTCTATGGGAGAATCAACCTTTATGGTAGAGATGAACGAAACAGCTTCTATTCTTAATAACCTGTCTGACAGAAGTCTTATTTTGCTGGATGAAATTGGCCGTGGTACAAGTACTTACGATGGTATTTCCATTGCATGGGCAATTGCCGAATTCCTGCACGAGCACCCTGCAAAACCAAAAACGCTTTTTGCTACCCATTACCACGAACTAAACGAAATGCAGGATATTTTTGAGCGCATCCAAAACTATAATGTTTCGGTAAAAGAGCTTAAGGATACGGTGTTGTTTATACGTAAACTGGTAAAAGGGGGGAGTGCACACAGTTTTGGTATTCATGTGGCAAAAATGGCGGGTATGCCGCAAACGGTAATTCAAAAAGCACAAAAGCTGCTTAAAAAACTGGAGAAAGATCATTCGGGTGAGGCGTTGTCTAACGGGAAAGCTTCTAAGGATGATGAACTACAGCTTAGTTTTTTTAATCTTGACGACCCGCTTTTAGAGGAAATAAAAGAGGAAATAGTTAATCTTGATATCAACACGCTTACTCCCGTAGAGGCGTTAATGAAGCTTAACGAGATTAAACGAATGCTGGCAAAATAG
- a CDS encoding RNA methyltransferase: MRKLANSELDRKSVDDFKKAEKTPIIIILDDIRSLHNIGSVFRTCDAFLIEKIYLCGITATPPNKEIHKTALGATDTVTWEYQKDVLEVINSLKSEDTEVWAIEQVENSVFLNDFAPEKNKKYALVFGNEVKGVSQKAVQLCNGTIEIPQLGTKHSLNISVSTGIVVWDIFQKLQH, translated from the coding sequence ATGAGAAAACTGGCAAACAGCGAACTGGACAGGAAAAGTGTTGACGATTTTAAAAAAGCAGAAAAAACTCCTATCATAATTATTCTTGATGACATAAGAAGCCTGCACAACATCGGATCGGTTTTTCGCACCTGCGATGCTTTTCTTATAGAAAAAATATACCTGTGCGGTATTACCGCCACACCTCCTAATAAGGAAATCCACAAAACTGCACTGGGCGCTACCGATACCGTAACCTGGGAATACCAAAAAGACGTACTTGAGGTTATTAATTCACTAAAAAGTGAAGACACCGAAGTATGGGCTATAGAACAGGTGGAAAACTCAGTTTTCCTAAACGACTTTGCTCCGGAAAAAAACAAAAAATATGCACTTGTTTTTGGTAATGAGGTAAAAGGTGTATCACAAAAAGCAGTACAACTTTGCAACGGAACGATCGAAATTCCTCAATTAGGAACTAAACATTCCCTCAACATTTCGGTAAGTACAGGCATTGTTGTATGGGATATCTTTCAAAAACTACAACATTAG
- a CDS encoding Ig-like domain-containing protein — MKSLKFKHLVLLLSCFASLIINAQDAPPVLTASGNQIYCPGTPINIVTDFNITDADDTETNAVYIQISSGYVNGQDILSLNTTIPNITSNWNTASGKLTIEGVGGQSVPYNDLITAVQNVVYNNTSANPSGSRTFSITIGQANYLPSTGHYYQFVPSLGISWTAAKDAAAASTYYGLQGYLATILSSDEAQLVGEQATGTGWIGGSDSQTEGVWKWMTGPEAGTTFWNGGVNGSTPNFAFWNTGEPNNQNDEDYAHITAPGVGIAGSWNDLPVSGSTGDYVPKGYIVEYGGMPGDPALQISASTTIIIPTITGTTPAGNCGEGSVILQATAGTALIYWYANPNGGTPLATGSSFTTPILTTTTTYYASTHDETCTTASRTAVTATINPIPTVTVTQPDPICSEETATLQAMPSAGNVNWYSAATGGTAIGSGTSFTTPVLNSDTTFYAEAISNGCPSASREAVTVTVNTIPDAGEDEEAVFCEGSQATLNANVSNVTYLWSNGETTPSITVSQAGTYTLEVTNSSGCSDSKTFTAVMLTAPVIDNVVVNSATATVIMEDTDFTSYEYSLDGINYQTSNMFYNLSAGQHTAYARSQNGCGMDSQTFFVLLIPRYFTPNNDSVNDVFTIAGLSTYPLAKISIFDRYGKIITVLSSRNRYWDGTYNGRNLPSSDYWYVIQLDPSLPEIKGHVALIR; from the coding sequence ATGAAGTCCCTTAAATTTAAACATCTAGTTCTTTTATTGTCCTGTTTTGCATCATTAATTATAAATGCTCAGGATGCTCCTCCCGTATTAACCGCAAGCGGAAACCAGATTTATTGTCCCGGCACGCCTATTAATATTGTAACCGATTTTAATATTACCGATGCCGATGACACCGAAACCAATGCTGTATATATCCAGATATCATCAGGATATGTAAACGGACAGGACATACTATCACTAAACACTACAATACCAAACATAACAAGCAACTGGAATACTGCTTCAGGCAAGCTTACCATAGAAGGTGTAGGCGGGCAAAGCGTTCCTTATAACGATTTGATAACCGCAGTACAAAATGTGGTATATAACAATACCTCAGCTAACCCAAGCGGCTCAAGAACCTTTTCCATTACTATAGGACAGGCTAACTATCTACCCTCTACAGGTCATTATTATCAGTTTGTACCATCATTAGGCATCAGTTGGACAGCCGCTAAAGATGCAGCTGCTGCAAGTACCTACTACGGATTACAGGGATACCTGGCCACCATACTTTCTTCAGACGAAGCACAGCTTGTAGGCGAACAGGCAACAGGCACAGGCTGGATAGGCGGAAGCGATTCGCAAACTGAAGGTGTATGGAAATGGATGACAGGCCCTGAAGCCGGCACAACATTTTGGAATGGTGGTGTAAACGGCTCAACACCAAACTTTGCCTTTTGGAACACGGGAGAACCCAACAACCAGAATGATGAAGATTATGCTCACATCACCGCACCGGGTGTAGGTATAGCAGGTTCATGGAACGACCTGCCCGTAAGCGGAAGCACAGGAGACTATGTTCCTAAAGGATATATTGTTGAATATGGAGGAATGCCCGGGGACCCTGCATTACAGATATCTGCGAGTACAACAATAATCATCCCTACAATTACAGGAACCACACCTGCAGGCAATTGCGGCGAAGGATCGGTTATACTGCAGGCCACCGCCGGAACTGCATTGATATACTGGTATGCAAATCCAAACGGCGGAACTCCGTTAGCTACAGGCAGTAGTTTTACAACGCCTATACTAACAACTACCACTACCTATTATGCATCAACTCACGATGAAACCTGTACAACTGCATCAAGAACTGCAGTAACAGCAACCATAAACCCAATTCCAACTGTAACAGTAACACAGCCTGACCCCATATGTAGTGAAGAAACAGCAACACTACAGGCAATGCCGTCAGCAGGAAATGTAAACTGGTATAGCGCTGCAACTGGTGGTACAGCGATAGGTTCTGGAACAAGTTTTACAACACCGGTTTTAAATTCAGACACAACTTTTTATGCCGAAGCCATTAGTAACGGATGTCCGTCTGCTTCGAGGGAAGCGGTAACGGTTACCGTAAATACTATTCCGGACGCGGGAGAAGATGAGGAAGCTGTTTTTTGTGAAGGCAGCCAGGCAACACTAAACGCTAATGTTAGCAATGTTACTTATTTATGGTCTAACGGAGAAACCACTCCGAGTATTACCGTAAGTCAGGCAGGAACCTACACCCTTGAAGTAACCAACAGTTCCGGATGCAGCGACAGTAAAACTTTTACAGCCGTTATGCTTACCGCACCTGTAATAGACAATGTTGTGGTAAACTCGGCAACAGCAACTGTAATAATGGAAGATACCGACTTTACGAGTTACGAATATTCACTTGACGGGATAAATTATCAAACATCAAATATGTTTTATAATCTTAGTGCAGGGCAGCATACCGCTTATGCACGATCGCAAAATGGATGTGGTATGGACTCGCAAACCTTTTTTGTATTGCTTATCCCCAGATATTTTACCCCTAACAACGATTCAGTTAACGATGTATTTACTATAGCAGGATTATCTACTTATCCTCTTGCTAAAATCAGCATTTTTGACCGTTATGGCAAAATTATAACAGTGCTTAGCAGCCGTAACCGTTATTGGGATGGCACCTATAACGGACGCAACCTGCCCTCCAGCGATTACTGGTACGTTATACAGTTAGACCCGTCACTACCTGAAATAAAAGGGCATGTGGCATTAATTCGATAA
- the folK gene encoding 2-amino-4-hydroxy-6-hydroxymethyldihydropteridine diphosphokinase: MKFQNRAILSLGSNQGDRLQHIQDCISYIHNHIATVVQVSGLYETPSWGFESDDFYNCAVLVHTHKTAVQLLQELLKAELDAGRVRGEGQGYSARVIDVDIIAFNNEVAALPELTLPHPRMQDRNFVLYPLRDVMPEWVHPVLKKDIDLLIEESADHSDCKLVSQLENPIKSIQFTGANYIAIEGNIGAGKTSLSGRIAEDFNAKIILERFADNPFLPKFYKEPSRYAFPLEMSFLADRHQQLSDDLSQLDLFSDFVVSDYHIFKSLIFAKVTLTEDEYRLYHKLFDIINRETPKPDLYVYLYRKTDALLEQIKKRGRTYEQDIQPEYLDKLNSGYMEYIKTQQGMNILLIDVEGKDFVNNQEDYLDILNQIQNHILSN, from the coding sequence ATGAAATTTCAAAATCGCGCCATATTATCCCTTGGAAGTAATCAGGGTGACAGACTGCAACACATACAGGACTGTATTAGTTATATACATAACCATATAGCTACAGTGGTACAGGTTTCCGGTCTGTATGAAACGCCTTCATGGGGTTTTGAAAGTGACGATTTTTATAATTGCGCTGTTTTGGTACACACCCATAAAACAGCTGTACAGCTTTTGCAGGAGCTACTTAAGGCCGAACTTGATGCAGGCAGGGTAAGGGGTGAAGGGCAGGGATATAGCGCCCGTGTTATTGATGTTGATATTATTGCGTTTAATAATGAGGTGGCCGCATTACCTGAATTAACCCTTCCGCATCCGCGAATGCAGGACAGGAATTTTGTGCTGTATCCGTTAAGGGATGTAATGCCGGAATGGGTGCATCCGGTGCTTAAAAAGGATATTGACCTTCTTATAGAAGAATCAGCCGATCATAGTGACTGTAAACTGGTTTCCCAATTGGAAAATCCTATAAAAAGCATACAGTTTACAGGAGCTAATTATATAGCTATTGAAGGAAATATAGGTGCTGGGAAGACTTCTCTTTCAGGAAGAATAGCCGAGGATTTTAACGCAAAAATTATTTTGGAGCGTTTTGCAGATAACCCATTCCTGCCTAAGTTTTATAAGGAGCCTTCACGATATGCTTTTCCGCTGGAGATGTCTTTTCTTGCCGACAGGCACCAGCAACTTTCAGACGATTTATCCCAATTGGATTTATTTAGTGATTTTGTGGTGTCCGACTATCACATTTTTAAATCGCTGATATTTGCCAAGGTAACCCTTACCGAAGATGAATACAGGTTGTACCATAAACTTTTTGATATTATAAACAGGGAAACGCCCAAGCCCGATTTATACGTTTATCTGTACCGAAAAACGGATGCCTTATTAGAGCAGATAAAAAAACGTGGGCGTACCTACGAACAGGATATTCAGCCGGAATACCTGGATAAGCTTAACAGCGGCTATATGGAGTATATCAAAACACAACAGGGGATGAATATCCTGCTGATTGATGTAGAGGGTAAAGATTTTGTAAATAATCAGGAAGATTATCTGGATATCCTAAACCAAATTCAAAACCATATCTTATCGAATTAA